Proteins from one Malania oleifera isolate guangnan ecotype guangnan chromosome 4, ASM2987363v1, whole genome shotgun sequence genomic window:
- the LOC131152829 gene encoding protein indeterminate-domain 5, chloroplastic-like, which produces MAASSSSVPFFGLRDEDQNQLKQQHSSPATAQTSAPQKKKRNLPGNPNPDAEVIALSPKTLMATNRFICEVCNKGFQREQNLQLHRRGHNLPWKLRQKTTKETKRKVYLCPEPTCVHHDPSRALGDLTGIKKHYSRKHGEKKWKCEKCSKRYAVQSDWKAHSKTCGTREYRCDCGTLFSRRDSFITHRAFCDALAQESARHPTTLNSIAGSHLYGNTNMSLGISQLGPQVSPMPNHNHQPNDMLRLGGPRPGQFDHLMPPAMGSAFRSPPSSMPSSAFLMPEPNQDYHEEHQSQHGLFPNKPVHGLMSFSELQNNQNNPSSAANFFNFGFFPNTSGTNSCNNINATSSSSSLLIPNQFHSGNGGNISTGEGCSLFSSSLNMGDQITSGFSSLFSSTSLQNANVNVPHMSATALLQKAARMGSTSSGGGASLLQGLGSSSSAGPKSDRLPAPANFSSMLGENDNNLHDLMNSFATGSSSIFGGVNAYGTHEDGNPYQDGGYSGNRSSLGVQHHHHSPSFSNMEEHSLLQKNLSGSIGSSDRLTRDFLGVGEIVRSMSGGISQKEQQAGIDVISLDSERKTAQTSRSFGGGDFL; this is translated from the exons ATGGCCGCATCCTCCTCGTCGGTGCCATTCTTTGGGCTCAGAGATGAAGATCAAAACCAGCTTAAACAACAGCATTCCTCACCAGCAACAGCTCAGACTTCAGCTCCtcagaagaaaaagagaaaccTTCCCGGAAATCCAA atCCAGATGCAGAGGTAATCGCACTATCTCCCAAGACCCTAATGGCAACAAACAGGTTCATATGTGAGGTATGCAACAAAGGATTCCAAAGGGAGCAAAACCTACAGCTCCACAGAAGAGGACACAACCTGCCTTGGAAGCTAAGGCAGAAGACTACAAAAGAAACCAAGAGGAAGGTGTATCTGTGCCCCGAGCCCACTTGCGTCCACCACGACCCCTCCAGAGCCCTCGGCGACCTCACCGGCATCAAGAAGCACTACTCCCGCAAGCACGGCGAGAAGAAGTGGAAGTGCGAAAAATGCTCTAAGCGCTATGCCGTGCAGTCCGACTGGAAAGCTCATTCCAAGACCTGCGGTACTCGAGAATACAGATGCGATTGTGGCACTCTATTCTCTAG GCGAGACAGTTTCATAACTCACAGGGCCTTCTGTGACGCACTGGCTCAAGAAAGCGCAAGACATCCTACCACCTTGAACTCCATTGCAGGAAGCCATTTATATGGCAATACCAACATGAGCTTAGGCATATCCCAACTTGGTCCCCAAGTTTCCCCAATGCCAAATCACAACCACCAACCTAATGACATGTTACGCCTCGGTGGCCCCCGTCCTGGGCAATTCGATCACCTAATGCCTCCCGCAATGGGTTCGGCTTTCCGATCCCCTCCCTCATCTATGCCTTCGTCTGCTTTCCTAATGCCTGAGCCAAACCAAGATTATCACGAGGAGCACCAATCTCAACATGGGTTGTTTCCAAACAAACCAGTCCATGGACTAATGTCGTTTTCCGAGCTTCAAAACAACCAAAACAATCCTTCCTCTGCTGCCAATTTCTTCAACTTTGGCTTCTTTCCGAACACTAGTGGTACCAATAGCTGCAACAATATTAATGCTACCAGTTCTTCTTCCAGCCTTTTAATTCCAAATCAGTTCCACAGTGGGAACGGTGGCAACATTAGTACTGGCGAGGGGTGTAGCCTCTTCTCAAGTAGCTTGAATATGGGGGATCAAATTACTTCAggcttttcctctctctttagcAGCACTTCGCTTCAGAATGCCAATGTTAATGTGCCACACATGTCTGCCACAGCACTGCTTCAAAAGGCTGCTCGAATGGGTTCGACCTCAAGCGGCGGTGGCGCCTCGTTGCTACAAGGCTTGGGAAGCTCTTCCTCTGCCGGTCCAAAATCCGATAGGCTGCCGGCTCCGGCAAACTTCAGCAGCATGTTGGGAGAAAATGACAACAATCTGCATGACCTGATGAACTCTTTCGCTACCGGAAGCTCCTCCATTTTTGGAGGAGTGAATGCGTATGGGACGCATGAAGACGGGAACCCTTATCAAGATGGTGGATACAGTGGCAATAGGAGCAGTTTAGGAGTGCAGCACCACCACCATAGCCCAAGTTTCTCCAACATGGAGGAACACTCCCTCCTGCAGAAGAATCTATCGGGGAGTATTGGGAGTTCTGATAGATTAACCAGAGACTTTCTTGGGGTTGGGGAGATTGTGAGAAGCATGAGTGGTGGAATTTCACAGAAAGAACAGCAAGCTGGCATTGATGTGATCTCGTTGGATTCCGAAAGAAAGACTGCGCAGACCAGCCGATCTTTTGGAGGTGGGGATTTTCTGTGA